One window from the genome of Deinococcus arcticus encodes:
- the ilvB gene encoding biosynthetic-type acetolactate synthase large subunit translates to MNGARALWATLASHGISTVFGYPGGAIMPVYDALTFYPEVRHVLTRHEQGAAHAAEGWAKATGELGVCMATSGPGATNLVTGLADAMLDSVPLLAITGNVASHLMGTDAFQEADITGITLPITKHNYVVRDVAELPRVVAEAIRIARSGRPGPVLVDIPKDIQLAAYHGEIPAPQARPEAPAPSSEAIARARELLRGARKPVLMVGGGSLDAAAEITALARAWDMPVITTLMGLGTFPASDPLWLGMPGMHGSVAANRAISEADVLLGIGLRFDDRVTGRVSGFAPQAAIIHVDLDAAEIGKIVRTHVPVRGDAALAARALAQEAQPPPRAEWHAQLRDWQARTETPAHWGAGYAVKAVVERLHPDDLLSSDVGQHQMLAAQLARFEKPRRWINSGGLGTMGFGLPAAIGAGMAEPGVRSVVIAGDGGFQMTAQELATLKMYDIRNVKICIINNSYLGMVRQWQELFHEKRYSEVWLGDSNPDFLKLADAYDVPGYRARTAEELPGAIAAWLADPKSALLEVVVPHEHGVFPMVPAGAALSEMIETEPARPGAPTPEASEA, encoded by the coding sequence ATGAACGGGGCCAGGGCCCTGTGGGCCACCCTGGCCAGCCACGGGATTTCCACGGTGTTCGGGTACCCCGGCGGGGCGATCATGCCGGTATACGACGCCCTGACCTTCTACCCGGAAGTGCGCCACGTGCTGACCCGCCACGAGCAGGGCGCCGCCCACGCCGCAGAGGGCTGGGCCAAGGCCACCGGTGAACTGGGCGTGTGCATGGCGACCAGCGGGCCCGGCGCCACCAACCTCGTGACCGGGCTGGCCGACGCGATGCTGGACAGTGTGCCGCTGCTGGCCATCACCGGCAACGTGGCCAGCCACCTGATGGGCACCGACGCCTTTCAGGAAGCGGACATTACCGGGATTACCCTGCCCATCACCAAGCACAACTACGTGGTGCGCGACGTGGCCGAATTGCCGCGCGTGGTGGCCGAGGCCATTCGCATTGCCCGCTCCGGGCGCCCGGGGCCGGTGCTGGTGGACATTCCCAAGGACATTCAGCTGGCGGCCTACCACGGCGAGATTCCGGCGCCCCAGGCCCGCCCCGAGGCCCCCGCCCCCAGTTCCGAGGCGATAGCGCGCGCCCGCGAACTGTTGCGCGGGGCCAGAAAGCCGGTGCTGATGGTGGGGGGCGGCAGCCTGGACGCCGCCGCCGAGATCACGGCGCTGGCCCGCGCCTGGGACATGCCGGTGATCACCACCCTCATGGGCCTGGGCACCTTTCCAGCCAGCGACCCCCTGTGGCTGGGCATGCCCGGCATGCACGGCTCGGTGGCGGCCAACCGCGCCATCAGCGAGGCAGACGTGCTGCTGGGAATTGGCCTGCGCTTTGACGACCGGGTGACGGGCCGGGTGAGTGGCTTTGCGCCCCAGGCGGCCATCATCCATGTGGACCTGGACGCCGCCGAGATTGGCAAGATTGTGCGCACCCATGTGCCGGTGCGCGGCGACGCGGCCCTGGCGGCCCGGGCACTGGCCCAGGAGGCCCAGCCGCCCCCCCGCGCCGAGTGGCACGCGCAGCTGCGCGACTGGCAGGCCCGCACCGAAACGCCGGCCCACTGGGGCGCGGGTTATGCGGTCAAGGCCGTGGTGGAGCGCCTGCACCCCGACGATCTTCTGAGCAGCGATGTGGGACAGCACCAGATGCTGGCCGCGCAGCTGGCCCGCTTTGAAAAACCCCGGCGCTGGATCAATTCCGGCGGCCTGGGGACCATGGGCTTTGGCCTGCCCGCCGCCATCGGGGCCGGCATGGCCGAGCCCGGGGTGCGCTCGGTGGTCATTGCCGGGGACGGCGGCTTTCAGATGACCGCCCAGGAACTGGCCACGCTGAAGATGTACGACATCCGCAACGTCAAGATCTGCATCATCAACAATTCCTACCTGGGCATGGTGCGTCAGTGGCAGGAGCTGTTCCACGAGAAGCGCTATTCCGAAGTGTGGCTGGGCGATTCCAACCCCGATTTTCTGAAGCTGGCCGATGCCTACGACGTGCCCGGCTACCGCGCCCGCACTGCAGAGGAACTGCCCGGCGCCATTGCCGCGTGGCTGGCCGACCCCAAAAGTGCCCTGCTGGAAGTCGTGGTGCCGCACGAGCACGGCGTCTTTCCCATGGTGCCGGCGGGCGCCGCCCTGTCCGAGATGATTGAGACCGAGCCCGCGCGCCCCGGCGCCCCCACCCCAGAGGCGAGCGAAGCATGA
- a CDS encoding VanW family protein: protein MASQPGGTLAPGLRIAGVEVGGLTRQQAQAALDTRVAAVPQVTVQAGTRRWTLGADRLGWQADTARSLDAAFEATGDRSLLQKVQGLMGQAPVQDLPLSVTVDAAQTRATLNTLTAALNTQPKNAAIYFDKTTKKYAVKPGNPGRQADVTAAVNTYAANPALTTLAVPVKEWAAKYTAAALQAHVDRGNALSRPFIASLDGTDRTGALSALEVANLFWVRETGIVPDEQTLKAAFGRLTEVLDRPAQNARYAMQGGKLVKVREKAGRVTDRAAAYTLFRKVVLDPAQKTVLLPSKVQQPTLTLAELPAADQLELIAVGKSTYYRSSAARRTNVANAAAKINGAVVPAGEVFSFLNTLGGITPQNGFVGGLIISGGRTVDGLGGGVCQVSTTVFRALYNAGLPVVERNQHSYRVGYYEPQVGFEAAVYDPGLDLKLKNDTSGPILIKTVNNDAASTLEVQVWGIRPARTVTVSPAVITSRIPHPGPQYVVNPALRPGTVRQVDWAADGYSLYITRTIKEGGVVRTDQVKTVYKPWRAVYETGPRG, encoded by the coding sequence GTGGCGTCGCAGCCGGGGGGCACACTGGCCCCGGGGCTGCGCATTGCGGGGGTTGAGGTGGGCGGCCTGACCCGCCAGCAGGCCCAGGCCGCGCTGGACACGCGGGTGGCCGCCGTGCCCCAGGTGACGGTGCAGGCCGGCACCCGCCGCTGGACCCTCGGCGCCGATCGCCTGGGCTGGCAGGCCGATACCGCGCGCAGCCTGGACGCCGCGTTCGAGGCCACCGGTGACCGCAGCTTGCTGCAGAAGGTGCAGGGGCTGATGGGGCAGGCCCCGGTGCAGGACCTGCCCCTGAGCGTGACGGTGGACGCGGCGCAGACCAGGGCCACCCTGAACACCCTGACCGCCGCGCTGAACACCCAGCCGAAGAACGCGGCCATCTATTTTGACAAGACCACGAAAAAGTATGCGGTCAAGCCGGGCAACCCTGGCCGCCAGGCCGACGTTACTGCGGCGGTGAACACCTACGCCGCCAACCCGGCCCTGACCACCCTGGCCGTGCCGGTGAAGGAATGGGCGGCGAAGTATACAGCCGCCGCCCTGCAGGCCCATGTGGACCGGGGCAACGCGCTCAGCCGCCCGTTCATCGCCTCGCTGGACGGCACCGACCGCACCGGGGCCCTGAGCGCCCTGGAAGTCGCGAACCTGTTCTGGGTGCGTGAAACGGGCATTGTGCCCGACGAGCAGACCCTCAAAGCCGCCTTTGGCCGCCTGACCGAAGTCCTGGACCGCCCGGCCCAGAACGCCCGCTACGCCATGCAGGGCGGCAAGCTGGTGAAGGTGAGGGAAAAGGCCGGGCGCGTGACCGACCGCGCCGCCGCCTACACCCTGTTCCGCAAGGTGGTGCTGGATCCGGCGCAGAAGACCGTGCTGTTGCCCAGCAAGGTGCAGCAGCCCACCCTGACCCTGGCCGAACTGCCCGCCGCCGACCAGCTGGAACTGATCGCCGTGGGCAAGAGTACCTACTACCGCAGCAGCGCGGCGCGGCGCACCAACGTGGCCAACGCCGCCGCCAAGATCAACGGCGCGGTGGTGCCGGCCGGCGAGGTCTTCAGCTTCCTGAACACCCTGGGCGGCATCACGCCGCAAAACGGCTTCGTGGGCGGCCTGATCATCAGCGGTGGGCGCACGGTGGACGGTCTGGGCGGCGGCGTCTGCCAGGTCAGCACCACGGTGTTCCGCGCGCTGTACAACGCGGGTCTGCCGGTGGTGGAGCGCAATCAGCACTCCTACCGCGTGGGCTACTACGAGCCGCAGGTGGGGTTTGAAGCGGCCGTGTACGACCCGGGCCTGGACCTGAAGCTCAAAAACGACACCAGTGGCCCCATCCTGATCAAGACTGTAAACAACGACGCCGCCAGCACCCTGGAGGTGCAGGTGTGGGGCATCAGGCCCGCGCGGACGGTGACGGTGAGCCCGGCGGTCATCACCTCGCGCATCCCACATCCGGGCCCGCAGTACGTGGTGAACCCTGCGCTGCGCCCCGGTACCGTGCGGCAGGTGGACTGGGCCGCCGACGGCTACAGCCTCTACATCACCCGCACCATCAAGGAGGGGGGCGTGGTCCGTACCGATCAGGTCAAGACGGTCTACAAGCCCTGGCGCGCGGTATACGAAACCGGTCCGCGCGGCTAA
- the ilvN gene encoding acetolactate synthase small subunit codes for MTPEQSIPDHLLSILVRDEPRVLTRITALFGRRGYNIKSLSVGTTEHPGVSRMTIVVSGDRGVVEQAIRQLEKLHDVVKIIDHSLEKYVDRELVLVKVAINPDTRVEVRQIAEDFRSRIVDVGRHALTFEVTGDEGKITAFVEQLRPFGILETMRTGRIALTRGSNADIPGHVYHSGETQALHPTLPAEPREERAREVPNMF; via the coding sequence ATGACCCCCGAACAGTCCATTCCTGACCACCTGCTGTCCATCCTGGTGCGCGACGAGCCGCGCGTGCTGACCCGTATCACGGCGCTGTTTGGCCGCCGGGGCTACAACATCAAGAGCCTGTCGGTGGGCACCACCGAGCACCCCGGTGTGTCGCGCATGACCATTGTGGTCAGCGGGGACCGGGGCGTGGTGGAGCAGGCCATCCGCCAGCTGGAAAAGCTGCACGACGTGGTAAAGATCATTGACCACAGCCTGGAAAAGTACGTGGACCGCGAACTGGTGCTGGTCAAGGTGGCGATCAACCCCGACACCCGCGTGGAGGTGCGCCAGATCGCCGAGGACTTCCGCAGCCGCATCGTGGACGTGGGCCGCCACGCCCTGACCTTTGAAGTGACCGGCGACGAGGGCAAGATCACCGCGTTCGTCGAGCAGCTGCGTCCCTTCGGCATTCTGGAAACCATGCGCACCGGCCGCATTGCCCTGACGCGCGGCAGCAACGCCGATATTCCGGGGCACGTCTACCACAGCGGCGAAACCCAGGCCCTGCACCCCACCCTGCCCGCCGAACCCAGAGAGGAACGGGCGCGCGAAGTGCCCAACATGTTTTAG
- the ilvC gene encoding ketol-acid reductoisomerase, with protein MAAKMYYDRDVSTAPIDDKLIAIIGYGSQAHAHAQNLRDSGFNVVVGLRDGSPSRAKAEQAGLRVASIEDATREADVIMLLIPDEQQPKVYEQNIAPHLADGKALAFGHGFNIHFGRIAAPAGVDVFLVAPKGPGHMLRRVYADGAGMPGIFAVAQDATGGARDMALAYARGIGCTRAGVLETTFKEETETDLFGEQSVLCGGVTHLIQAGFETLVEAGYQPEIAYFETLHEVKLIVDLIYEKGFGGMRHSISNTAEFGDYVTGPRIITAETKAEMGRVLADIQQGKFAERFIADAEAGFPFMEEQRGKMRGHTLEVVGQDLRDKMPFISKKALEV; from the coding sequence ATGGCTGCCAAGATGTACTACGACCGCGACGTGTCCACCGCCCCCATTGACGACAAGCTGATCGCCATCATCGGCTACGGCTCGCAGGCGCACGCGCACGCCCAGAACCTGCGTGACAGTGGGTTCAACGTGGTGGTGGGCCTGCGTGACGGCAGCCCCAGCCGCGCCAAGGCCGAGCAGGCGGGCCTGCGCGTGGCCAGCATCGAGGACGCCACGCGGGAAGCGGACGTGATCATGCTGCTCATCCCGGACGAGCAGCAGCCGAAAGTTTACGAGCAGAACATCGCGCCTCACCTTGCAGACGGCAAGGCGCTGGCGTTTGGGCACGGCTTCAACATCCACTTCGGGCGCATTGCGGCGCCGGCGGGCGTGGACGTGTTTCTGGTGGCACCCAAGGGCCCCGGGCACATGCTGCGCCGGGTGTATGCCGACGGCGCGGGCATGCCCGGCATCTTCGCCGTGGCCCAGGACGCCACCGGGGGGGCGCGTGACATGGCCCTGGCCTACGCCCGGGGCATTGGCTGCACCCGCGCGGGCGTGCTGGAAACCACTTTCAAGGAAGAAACCGAAACCGACCTGTTCGGGGAACAGAGCGTGCTGTGCGGCGGCGTCACCCACCTGATTCAGGCAGGCTTTGAAACGCTGGTGGAGGCCGGGTATCAGCCCGAAATCGCCTATTTCGAGACGCTGCACGAGGTCAAGCTGATCGTGGACCTGATTTACGAGAAGGGCTTTGGCGGCATGCGCCACTCCATCTCCAACACCGCCGAATTTGGCGATTACGTGACCGGGCCCCGCATCATCACCGCCGAGACCAAGGCAGAGATGGGCCGCGTGCTGGCCGATATTCAGCAGGGCAAGTTCGCTGAGCGCTTTATTGCCGACGCGGAAGCAGGCTTTCCCTTCATGGAGGAGCAGCGCGGCAAGATGCGCGGCCACACCCTGGAAGTGGTGGGCCAGGATCTGCGCGACAAGATGCCGTTTATCAGCAAGAAAGCGCTGGAAGTTTAA
- a CDS encoding pyridoxamine 5'-phosphate oxidase family protein — MTHPAFYDPAQRDPSLGRRPQNRRDDAWIAALLSRVPLGRVATVWQQEGGPAWPFITPLAFAYRPERHDLVYHTNLVGRLRANTAQGHPATFEASEIGCLLPSTSPLELGVQYRSVIVFGTARLLTDPAEARDALTVLSERVFPGLRIGQHTRPILDSDLARTAVYSLAIERWSGKENWAETAAQEEGWPPLPDHLARPRPAEVTP; from the coding sequence ATGACCCACCCCGCCTTTTACGACCCCGCCCAGCGCGATCCCAGTCTGGGGCGCCGCCCACAGAATCGCCGCGATGACGCCTGGATCGCCGCGCTGCTTTCCCGGGTGCCACTGGGGCGGGTGGCCACCGTGTGGCAGCAGGAGGGTGGCCCGGCGTGGCCGTTCATCACGCCGCTGGCCTTTGCCTACCGGCCAGAGCGGCACGACCTCGTGTACCACACCAACCTCGTGGGCCGCCTGCGCGCCAACACGGCCCAGGGCCACCCCGCCACCTTTGAAGCCTCGGAAATCGGGTGCCTGCTGCCCAGCACCTCGCCGCTGGAACTGGGGGTGCAGTACCGCTCGGTGATTGTGTTCGGCACCGCGCGCCTTCTGACTGACCCCGCAGAGGCCCGGGACGCCCTGACGGTGCTGAGCGAGCGGGTGTTTCCGGGCCTGCGCATTGGGCAGCACACCCGCCCCATTCTGGACAGCGATCTGGCACGCACGGCCGTGTATTCGCTGGCCATTGAGCGCTGGAGCGGCAAGGAAAACTGGGCCGAGACGGCGGCGCAGGAAGAGGGCTGGCCGCCCCTGCCCGATCACCTCGCCCGGCCCCGCCCGGCAGAGGTGACTCCATGA
- the pdxR gene encoding MocR-like pyridoxine biosynthesis transcription factor PdxR, whose amino-acid sequence MVAPSPAPVSAQRRGPLAPRADDLPFAVTLDRGGPHALHAQLARQLRGAVLSGTLPPGAPLPGSRTLARRLGVTRGVVEDAYAELLADGTLQAEVGRGTRVRPATPALPAPVAPAAPVPAWLPPAGPLPVDAAAPPEGLNFRLGVTGTRTLDTRVWRQAWAAAARTPVGGDYGDPAGEGDLRAALAAFVGRQRGLAATKHDVLVTSGTLHALNLIVRALLPPGSAVLLENPGYRAARQVLLDAGHTLLPGPVDEDGLVVGPHTPPARLAYVTPSHQFPLGGRMCLPRRLALLEWARTHDALIVEDDFDGEFRYDAPPLPTLASLAAQTGAAGRVLYLGTLSKVLTPAVRTGFIVAPAALRPALVRARTLLDFGHPLPVQQALTWLLSGGHVDRHIRRARRWHAQVRAALTDELLALTPHATLGGIEAGLHLCLHLHGGLQARPLAGALAARGLHVSTLDSYVFAGPAPQALLLGYGGLSAAQARTGGRELARVVLEQVEALGVWGPRAGSATPATFG is encoded by the coding sequence ATGGTGGCCCCCAGCCCAGCTCCGGTTTCTGCTCAGCGCAGGGGGCCACTGGCCCCCCGCGCCGACGACCTGCCGTTCGCCGTGACGCTGGACCGGGGCGGCCCGCACGCCCTGCACGCGCAACTGGCGCGGCAGCTGCGCGGCGCGGTGCTGAGCGGCACCCTGCCGCCGGGGGCGCCGCTGCCGGGCAGCCGCACGCTGGCCCGGCGCCTGGGGGTCACGCGCGGGGTGGTGGAAGACGCCTACGCCGAACTGCTGGCCGACGGCACCCTGCAGGCCGAGGTGGGGCGCGGCACCCGGGTACGCCCGGCCACCCCGGCGCTGCCCGCCCCCGTGGCCCCGGCGGCACCTGTGCCTGCGTGGCTGCCGCCGGCCGGGCCCCTGCCGGTGGACGCCGCCGCCCCGCCTGAGGGCCTGAATTTCCGGCTGGGGGTGACCGGCACGCGCACCCTGGACACCCGGGTGTGGCGGCAGGCGTGGGCCGCAGCGGCGCGGACCCCGGTGGGCGGCGACTACGGCGACCCTGCCGGCGAGGGCGACCTCCGCGCGGCCCTGGCGGCTTTTGTGGGGCGCCAGCGTGGCCTGGCCGCCACCAAGCATGACGTGCTGGTGACCAGCGGCACCCTGCACGCCCTGAACCTGATTGTGCGGGCGCTGCTGCCGCCGGGCTCGGCGGTGCTGCTGGAAAATCCGGGCTACCGCGCCGCGCGGCAGGTGTTGCTGGACGCCGGGCACACCCTGCTGCCCGGCCCCGTGGACGAGGACGGCCTGGTCGTGGGCCCCCACACGCCCCCCGCCCGGCTGGCCTACGTGACCCCCAGCCATCAGTTTCCGCTGGGCGGGCGCATGTGCCTGCCCCGGCGCCTGGCCCTGCTGGAGTGGGCCCGCACCCACGACGCCCTGATTGTGGAAGACGACTTTGACGGCGAATTCCGCTATGACGCCCCGCCGCTGCCCACGCTGGCCAGTCTGGCGGCGCAGACCGGCGCGGCCGGGCGGGTGCTGTACCTGGGCACCCTGAGCAAGGTGCTGACCCCGGCCGTGCGCACCGGCTTCATCGTGGCGCCAGCGGCCCTGCGCCCCGCGCTGGTGCGCGCCCGCACCCTGCTGGACTTTGGGCACCCGCTGCCGGTGCAGCAGGCCCTGACGTGGCTGCTCTCAGGGGGTCATGTGGACCGCCATATCCGCCGCGCCCGGCGCTGGCACGCGCAGGTGCGCGCAGCCCTGACGGATGAACTGCTGGCCCTGACGCCCCACGCCACCCTGGGCGGGATTGAGGCCGGGCTGCACCTGTGTCTGCACCTGCACGGCGGCCTGCAGGCCCGCCCCCTGGCCGGGGCCCTGGCCGCGCGGGGGCTGCACGTGAGCACGCTGGACAGTTACGTATTCGCGGGCCCCGCGCCGCAGGCGCTGCTGCTGGGCTACGGCGGCCTGAGCGCCGCACAGGCCCGGACCGGGGGCCGCGAACTGGCGCGGGTGGTGCTGGAGCAGGTGGAGGCTCTGGGCGTGTGGGGGCCACGGGCCGGGTCTGCCACGCCTGCAACTTTTGGATGA
- a CDS encoding DMT family transporter: protein MTRADALQMGLLSAFWGISFLLIRLSVEVFPPAWVALGRSVFGALVLWGALRLGRHTWPPLRLWKPLLLVALLNNVIPWSFFAWGEQTVSSNIAAILNATTPLFSLLIALGVRDAQLSGRVALGVLLGLGGVVLTVGGGVQGGHATLFGVGLLLAASLGYAAATAVAKRTLSGLNPVGLALSQLSLSALMLSPVALAGPQPGAVTWTALAALAVLGIFGSGLAYLLYYGLLSRLSATQLTAVTYLLPVWGLFWGALAGEAVGLTSLIGVAVVLAGLLLLNSPRRTPRAAAA, encoded by the coding sequence ATGACCCGCGCCGACGCCCTGCAGATGGGGCTGCTGTCGGCCTTCTGGGGCATCTCTTTTTTGCTGATCCGCCTGAGTGTGGAGGTTTTTCCGCCCGCCTGGGTGGCGCTGGGCCGCTCGGTGTTTGGCGCGCTGGTGCTCTGGGGCGCGCTGCGGCTGGGCCGCCACACATGGCCGCCGCTGCGCCTGTGGAAACCGCTGCTGCTGGTGGCGCTGCTGAACAACGTGATTCCCTGGTCGTTTTTCGCCTGGGGCGAGCAGACGGTCAGCTCGAATATTGCCGCCATCCTGAACGCCACCACGCCGCTGTTCAGTCTGCTCATTGCCCTGGGGGTGCGCGACGCGCAGCTTTCTGGCCGCGTGGCGCTGGGCGTGCTGCTGGGGCTGGGGGGCGTGGTGCTGACCGTGGGCGGCGGCGTGCAGGGCGGGCACGCCACCCTGTTCGGTGTGGGGCTCCTGCTGGCGGCCAGCCTGGGCTACGCCGCCGCCACGGCGGTGGCCAAGCGCACCCTCTCGGGCCTGAATCCGGTGGGGCTGGCGCTGTCGCAGCTGAGCCTCTCGGCGCTGATGCTCTCGCCAGTGGCCCTGGCCGGGCCGCAGCCGGGCGCCGTCACCTGGACGGCGCTGGCAGCGCTGGCGGTCCTGGGCATCTTTGGCAGTGGTCTGGCCTATCTGCTGTACTACGGCCTGCTCTCGCGCCTGTCGGCCACACAGCTCACGGCGGTCACGTACCTGCTGCCGGTGTGGGGCCTGTTCTGGGGGGCGCTGGCCGGCGAGGCGGTGGGACTGACCTCGCTGATCGGCGTGGCGGTGGTGCTGGCCGGGCTGCTGCTGCTCAACAGTCCGCGCCGCACCCCCCGGGCAGCGGCGGCGTAG
- a CDS encoding GNAT family N-acetyltransferase: MTVRTLRSIPPQEAAVALSALRELRPQARHTASPDALHAFLTLTRPEGYRLAGVFEAGQAEAAAVAGYRVMHLLHAGRTLYVDDLVTRSQARGRGHAGALLAWLDAEARRLDCAELHLDSGVGPQRFAAHRLYLNAGLNITAHHFARALA; the protein is encoded by the coding sequence ATGACCGTCCGCACCCTGCGTTCCATTCCACCGCAAGAGGCGGCCGTGGCCCTCTCGGCCCTGCGTGAGCTGCGGCCCCAGGCGCGGCACACCGCCTCACCTGACGCCCTGCACGCCTTTCTCACGCTGACCCGCCCCGAGGGCTACCGGCTGGCCGGCGTCTTTGAAGCGGGGCAGGCAGAGGCGGCGGCCGTGGCCGGCTACCGGGTCATGCATCTGCTGCATGCGGGCCGAACCCTGTACGTGGATGATCTGGTGACCCGGTCCCAGGCGCGTGGGCGTGGCCACGCGGGCGCCCTGCTGGCGTGGCTGGACGCAGAAGCCCGCCGCCTGGACTGCGCCGAACTGCACCTGGACTCCGGGGTGGGGCCGCAGCGCTTTGCCGCGCACCGCCTGTATCTGAACGCGGGCCTGAACATCACCGCGCACCACTTTGCCCGGGCGCTGGCATGA
- a CDS encoding aspartate aminotransferase family protein, with translation MTTTQSKWLDAELKYDSGVYNKHHVVMTRGLGATVWDESGRSYIDCVAGYGVANIGHSHPDVVRAVKEQVDRLIVMPQTLPNDKRAEFLGELVGVLPQGLERVFLCNSGTEAMEAAKKFAITATGRQRFVSMKRGFSGRSLGALAFTWEPKYREPFGDAVDNKNVDFVSYGNVEELRAAITDQTAAVIMEPVQGEGGVRPASAEFMQEARRLTKEKGALLILDEIQTGFCRTGKMFAAEHFGVTPDAMTLAKAMAGGLPIGALAMTAEVADRMPAGGHGTTFGGNPLSMAAGVAAIRAMKREGMAEQAREKGAYFMERLRAIQSPKIREVRGLGLMIGVELKEKSAPYIHALEHEEGVLTLQATPLVVRFLPPVTISKEQIDTVIAAFERVLQTVDPRAERRAELAQGAEEKQSE, from the coding sequence ATGACCACCACACAGAGCAAATGGCTGGACGCCGAACTGAAGTACGACAGCGGCGTGTACAACAAGCACCACGTCGTGATGACCCGTGGCCTGGGCGCCACCGTCTGGGATGAATCTGGGCGCTCGTACATTGACTGCGTGGCGGGCTACGGCGTGGCCAACATCGGCCACAGCCACCCGGACGTGGTGCGCGCGGTCAAGGAACAGGTGGACCGCCTGATCGTGATGCCGCAGACGCTGCCCAACGACAAGCGCGCCGAATTTCTGGGCGAACTGGTGGGCGTGCTGCCCCAGGGCCTGGAGCGGGTGTTCCTGTGCAACTCCGGCACCGAGGCGATGGAGGCGGCCAAGAAGTTCGCCATTACCGCCACCGGGCGCCAGCGCTTCGTGAGCATGAAGCGCGGCTTTTCCGGCCGCAGCCTGGGCGCGCTGGCCTTCACCTGGGAACCCAAGTACCGCGAGCCGTTTGGCGACGCCGTGGACAACAAAAACGTGGACTTCGTGAGCTACGGCAACGTGGAAGAGCTGCGCGCGGCCATCACGGATCAGACCGCCGCCGTGATCATGGAACCCGTGCAGGGGGAGGGCGGCGTGCGCCCCGCCAGCGCCGAATTCATGCAGGAGGCCCGCCGCCTGACGAAAGAAAAGGGCGCCCTGCTGATCCTGGATGAAATTCAGACTGGCTTCTGCCGCACCGGCAAGATGTTCGCCGCCGAGCACTTTGGCGTCACCCCCGACGCCATGACGCTGGCCAAGGCCATGGCGGGCGGCCTGCCCATTGGCGCCCTGGCCATGACCGCCGAGGTGGCCGACCGCATGCCCGCTGGCGGGCACGGCACCACCTTTGGCGGCAACCCCCTGAGCATGGCCGCCGGCGTGGCCGCCATCCGCGCCATGAAGCGCGAAGGCATGGCCGAGCAGGCCCGTGAAAAGGGCGCCTACTTCATGGAGCGGCTGCGCGCCATTCAGAGCCCCAAGATCCGCGAGGTGCGTGGCCTGGGCCTGATGATCGGCGTGGAACTGAAAGAAAAGAGTGCGCCGTACATCCACGCCCTGGAACACGAGGAAGGCGTGTTGACCCTGCAGGCCACGCCGCTGGTGGTGCGCTTCCTGCCCCCCGTGACCATCAGCAAGGAGCAGATTGACACCGTGATCGCCGCCTTTGAGCGCGTGCTGCAAACCGTGGACCCCCGCGCCGAGCGCCGCGCGGAACTGGCCCAGGGCGCCGAAGAGAAGCAGAGCGAATAG